In one Lycium barbarum isolate Lr01 chromosome 7, ASM1917538v2, whole genome shotgun sequence genomic region, the following are encoded:
- the LOC132601896 gene encoding uncharacterized protein LOC132601896, producing the protein MIKATLSHPGETIKFPSCQELKGWILPDAVKEMQQYVTEMKNSRANTSCSVLLDGWVDSKGRNLINISVYCPRGTVYLRSSDISSFNGNVDPMLLFFEEVVEEVEVENVVQIVAYSTSACMMEGGKKLMEKRKTVFWTVDASQCMELIQATFLKLLRDACPDELVKPSKITSIVPSLTLENILSRQEHLVTMFQSSNWRISILASTSEGKRMSETVEDQSCWTRALKAVKVTIPLVEVIKLLNGNNKPQVGFIYGTLDQ; encoded by the exons ATGATAAAAGCCACCCTTAGTCATCCTGGGGAGACGATAAAATTTCCTAGTTGTCAGGAATTGAAAGGGTGGATCCTCCCAGATGCAGTAAAAGAGATGCAACAATATGTAACAGAGATGAAAAATTCACGGGCAAACACCAGTTGCAGCGTCTTGCTAGATGGATGGGTAGATTCAAAAGGTCGAAATCTGATTAATATCTCAGTGTACTGCCCGAGGGGCACTGTTTATCTTCGATCATCAGATATTTCATCTTTTAATGGCAATGTTGATCCGATGCTATTATTCTTTGAGGAAGTTGTTgaggaagttgaagttgaaaatgtGGTGCAAATAGTTGCGTACTCGACATCTGCATGCATGATGGAAGGAGGCAAGAAACTAATGGAAAAACGCAAGACAGTTTTTTGGACAGTAGATGCTTCTCAATGCATGGAACTCAT CCAAGCTACTTTCCTAAAGCTTCTTAGAGATGCTTGTCCGGATGAGCTAGTAAAGCCTTCAAAGATAACGTCAATTGTGCCCTCTTTGACTCTGGAGAACATTCTATCACGGCAAGAACACTTAGTTACGATGTTTCAGTCTTCTAATTGGCGTATCTCAATCTTGGCTTCTACGAGTGAGGGTAAAAGAATGTCGGAAACAGTTGAAGATCAGTCCTGTTGGACCAGGGCTTTGAAGGCTGTGAAAGTAACGATTCCCCTGGTGGAAGTTATAAAATTGCTAAATGGTAATAATAAGCCACAAGTTGGTTTTATATATGGTACATTAGATCAATAA